The Bradyrhizobium sp. B097 genome contains the following window.
AGGGATGCTCGCTGGCGTGATCCAGAACCATCCGAACCGCACGGGCTCGGACTTCGGGTGAAAACTTGTTCGTCGTCTTGCTCATAAGGGCTCCACCTTCTCAAGAGTTGGAGCCTCCGGCAATCCCGGAGCGGTTCACAAGCTTCGGTTCAGAGCTCCCACTCCGCGGGCTGCTTGTCAGCTCCTGGACAGCTAGTGCAGCCAGAGTAGCGTCTAGGACGTATGGGATACGAGCAGCACAGGAGACTTTGGTGGATCCCTTCTTTAATTTCGATCCAGCCGCATACTTTGCCATGGTGGCGCAGCAGCAAGCGGGGCAGGCGGAGCAAGCAGAGGAGGCTGCGCAAGACGACTTTGAGCAGCACCTCGAAGATGCGGGCCAGCCGGACGCTCCGGACCATGGGAGGCGGTATAGGGCAGCGCCTGGAGACGAGGACCTTATCAAAAGCGTGGTCAATGATCAGAGAGCGGGCCTATCGAGTAGCACCGTACAGAGCGACAGCACGAGTCTCCGTAGGCTATCTGAAGCGATTTACGACCGTCACGGGCAGACTCTCTCTGGGCTCAGCAATGAGACGGCGAAGGCTTATGCTGAGCAACTATTCCCGGGCGACGACTGGATTAAACGCGCGGTGTCCGCGCTTGAGCGATACCGTATGGGGCAATCAAGATATGGAAGCGCCCCCGGAGACGATGACCTCATCAAGAGGGCGAGTGATGCGGCTCGCGGTGCGCAGCGCGGGGGGATATTTAGGAGGCTTTCGGGTAACAGCATAAAAAACAACATTTCAGGTCTCCGTAAGCTATCGAAAGCGCTTCACGAGCATCGAGGGTTGTCTCTCTCTGCGCTGAGCGATGAGACGCTGCAGGACTATTTTAAGGAGTGGTACCAACGTGACACCAACATTTCGGGGGGGCTGGCCATGCTTAGGCGGTACCGTGCCACTCTGGGAGAGGGGACCTCGGGCGCTGCGGAGGGGAGCTCTAGTCAGCCAGCGCATGAGCCAGCCTCGCCAGAGCGTGAGCCGCCTCCGTCGCGGGTGTCGAGCTACAACCAGGACGAGCTTTGGGACGCCGCTGGTATGGCGCAGCCAGCGCCATTCATAGCGGATCCAGCGCCGCCCAATTACGATTATCCGGGCTTTGGGGCAGTCGATCAAAGAGAGCCGGCCGGGAGTTGGAGGGCCTATTCGCCGAACCTTTGGCGGGGAATGGAAACGCCTTCGCCAACGCCAAGCGTCAATCAGCCAGAGCCATCGTGGCAGCAAAGCGCGGAAGCAGCGATTTTGGGAGGAGGCTATATGCCTTACGCGCCGCCTCCCGTGCCAGACTTAAACATCTACGTCCCGGGCTGGCGACACGGCAACCAACGGGCGCCTGAGGAACTCATGCGCGGAATGCACTACATGGGCGTGCTGCCGAGCGAGTCTCGGCCGCAGACCAGTTTCACCATTGACGGCGTGCCCTACACCGCGACCTTGGGGCGGTCGGGTCGGCGAAACGATATTCGGGTCGCACGAAACGAGTGATTGCCGCGCTATAAAGAGGAAAGAAGTAGAAGTTGCGTCTGCTCTCGATGAGAGCCGACGTCGCCTTGGCCAACGAGCGACGCGTTGCGCGCCACCTTGGAGAGCTCTCCGCGACAATGCGCTTCCTCCTCGTCCACAACCGCGGGCGCTCGCCTGCAATCTCCTCGACGCAAATGATCGCAACCATCTTGCTGCCAGGCAGCAAGATGGCATTCGCGATCATTCCACTCCACCGATCCCGCTGCACGTTTGGCGTCGAGCACTTCGGCGGCGAAGCCCGCGAGACGGATCTACTTGAGACCGCGTGACCGACAGCGCCCGAGCAGCGACGGCAGACGTATTTCGGGCTGTTCGACGGTACAACTTGGTTGACCTCGTTAGCCACCTACACGCCGCCTAAACCCGTCCATTTTTTTGGGAGAAGATCAAAACCTCTCCAGCCCATGCCGCTGGCGGTGCAAAGACCCGTCAGCTTCTCGACAGCCGGCTCTTTTACATTGGAGCAATTCGACAGATACCGCGGGCGCTGAACCTTGTTTCAATGGGAGACTGGGTATGGATTTCAATTCAATCAGCCGGGCAAGCCAGCAATTTGACAGCACGAGCCCGCAAGGTAGCTCACCAGCGGATCCTGCGGTTGAGCGCGTTGGGGATAGCAGGGTCGTCCGACAGGGCGGGCAATCCGCAGGACAGCGCGTCGCCGGATGACACTGATTCAGTCGTCCATAAAAAAGTGGACCGCGACTCGCTGGTACGCGATGTGGCCCTTGAACTGGCGGTCCAGGCCCAGGGAGCCGGGCCATCGTCGCCCGTCGGGCCTTTGCGCCATAGCCAGGTTTTCGGATGATTTTCGACGTGACACTGTCAATAGCTTAGATCTAGCTTCCTGGGGCGCGGTTGGCATTATCCTGACTACCGTATCCAGGATTACTCTTTTTGAAATGGAGGAAGTGACAGACATCATAGCACTCAGCATTGCTTAAGCGGAAGCCACGGGCCGATATGCGACTCTCCAGAAAGAACGGATCGAAAGCGAACGCCTGGAAACCGTTGGAGCAGTCTAAGCGGACATAGTCATCGGTACGCACTACACCCTGAACGGAGATGCCACAAAGATCATAGTATTCGAGGCGCGCAACCGTTGCCGTCTCGCTCGTTGAAAAGAGCGACAAAGCAAGATCAAAGGGCACTTGGCAGACCCGTGTGAGAAACTCCATTGGCGCATCCATCGTACCGAGAAAATTGAATGGCAATATGCAGAGTACACGCCCGTCATATCGGATCATTATCTCATTGATCAGCCGTGTTCTTTTGAAGAATCTGTTAGCCTCACATCGGATAACCGCTCCGCGCCCATTTTTTAACCGCCGTGCACGAGGTGGGTTTATATCGATGCCAAGATAATCATTGTAATCGCTTTTGACGCCGATCAGGCGATAGCCACTACAACCCACCTCAATGATCAAATCGTATCGGCTCGCGCGCAGGAGATCGCGATAGAAGCGTCTCTCATATTCATGGAACCGACGCACCTTGGCGGTGAAGTGGTTCGGACACATGAGACGCATGCCTGCGTCGCCGAGATAGATCGCTCGATTGACTTGCTCCGACTGGTCGACGGAGGAGTTCACCGTTGCCTCACATCATTTCGCTGAAACATAAAGTTTGCAGCACCGCCGCCCAATTGCTGTGGTCAATTCATCGCTCAGCATTTTCGCGGCTGACGCCATATCTCCCACGGTTTGCTCGGGGCAGATCAGGTCGACCAAGCTGCCCGGCGCCGTCCAACTCTCGGGCAGATCAGTTACGTCAACAGTCATAAGATCCATCGAAACGAAGCCGACGATTGGCACACGCGTACCACATATAAATGCATACCCTCGATTGCCCAGAATGCGCGGGAACCCATCTCCGTAACCGATGGAGGCGGTCGCGACACGCATCCGCCTCCTCGCGCGGTAGGATCCGTAATATCCGATCGCTTCCCCATGCTTTACCTTGCGGCATTGAATGATTTGCGTTCGCAGACGAACAACTTGCGACGGCTTGAAGCAGGGATCATCGGACGTTGAAAGGCCGAAAATCCCTCCACCGGACCTTATGAGGTCAAAATGAAATTCACATCCGGCGAATAGACCGGCCGAGTTCGACAATGAAAGAATAGCTTTCGGGAACAAATAGGTAAGTTTGCGGAACCGCTTCAACTGCCGAAGACTGATCTCGTTTCGCCACTCGGCACAGGCGAGCTGACTCATGAACAACCTTATAGGCAATTCCGACAGCCCGTCTTCATTCTCGGCGATTGCCTGCAACTCATCAATCGCAAAACCCAGTCGAGACAGGCCGGTGTCGACATGGATACCTGCTGGCAACGCGCGATTGCGAAGTCGGCAATGCCGAAGCCAGGCTTCCAGTTGTTCTCTGCTGTTGAGAATCGGCAACAAGTCATGCTGCTCGGCCAACAGCTCCATACCTGACATAACGCCGTGGAGCATGTAGATCTTTGCAGATGACGGCAGCACATCGCGCAGCGCAATGCCTTCCTCCAGATCAGCTACAAAAAAATGCGTACAGCCAAGGTGTGCAAGGAAGGGCGCTATGCGCGCCGCGCCAAGACCGTACGCGTCAGCCTTGACAACTGCGCCGCAGGCGCTGTTTGGCGCAAGCGCCTGACACTTCCGATAATTGGATTGAATGGCGCTGAGATCAACAATCATGGTCGATCTTGAGCTGTCGCGACAACCGGTATCTGCAAATTTGTGAGAGAAGTTGACTTCGATATCCCCTGTATCTGGCATGGTCCCCCTCTTGTCACGGTGATTGACACGGCGACTACGGCGCATACAGGGAACGTATCGCCTGTTCCGCACAAGCGGGCCCAAAGCGAAACCCATTACCTGCTCCACCCCCAATGACGTACAGACCGGCGACATTGCTAGCTGGCCGGGAGAACGGGACGCCATCGTCAGAATAGCAGTCGCAGAACACACGCGCTGAGGCCACCGCG
Protein-coding sequences here:
- the alr gene encoding alanine racemase: MPDTGDIEVNFSHKFADTGCRDSSRSTMIVDLSAIQSNYRKCQALAPNSACGAVVKADAYGLGAARIAPFLAHLGCTHFFVADLEEGIALRDVLPSSAKIYMLHGVMSGMELLAEQHDLLPILNSREQLEAWLRHCRLRNRALPAGIHVDTGLSRLGFAIDELQAIAENEDGLSELPIRLFMSQLACAEWRNEISLRQLKRFRKLTYLFPKAILSLSNSAGLFAGCEFHFDLIRSGGGIFGLSTSDDPCFKPSQVVRLRTQIIQCRKVKHGEAIGYYGSYRARRRMRVATASIGYGDGFPRILGNRGYAFICGTRVPIVGFVSMDLMTVDVTDLPESWTAPGSLVDLICPEQTVGDMASAAKMLSDELTTAIGRRCCKLYVSAK